One stretch of Corallococcus soli DNA includes these proteins:
- a CDS encoding chemotaxis protein CheW: MSPFESGRRLCLLVEAGETRYAVEATSVMEVAMPGARGTSLRGVLEVKDLSALLGGPPEEVPGMVVVLDVSPTLAVRVRSVVEVADVARDPFFLLPPGLADSLAPLSRGAVLHKDRLYLELIVEALPHRVGPRASPPEPRPVHWADVPPERALVLESQGVLFGVPLNSVSQVVPKGVSFSVLPVQSGPVAGVYPHAQALWPICSVPALLGAPALAEELFVLTELAGRTVGLAATRVLGVLQKFKPAELMGTFKAPGLPDPVMFLDLQRMFS, translated from the coding sequence GTGTCCCCCTTTGAAAGCGGACGTCGGCTCTGCCTCCTGGTGGAGGCCGGTGAGACGCGCTACGCCGTGGAGGCCACCTCCGTGATGGAGGTCGCCATGCCGGGCGCCCGTGGCACCAGCCTGCGGGGCGTGCTGGAAGTGAAGGACCTGTCCGCGCTGCTCGGCGGGCCCCCGGAGGAGGTGCCGGGCATGGTGGTGGTGCTGGACGTCAGCCCCACGCTCGCGGTGCGGGTGCGCTCGGTGGTGGAGGTCGCGGACGTGGCGCGGGATCCGTTCTTCCTCCTGCCCCCCGGGCTGGCGGACTCGCTGGCGCCGCTGAGCCGGGGCGCGGTGCTGCACAAGGACCGGCTGTACCTGGAGCTCATCGTGGAGGCGCTGCCCCACCGCGTGGGCCCCCGGGCCTCGCCGCCGGAGCCCCGCCCGGTGCACTGGGCGGACGTGCCCCCGGAGCGGGCGCTGGTGCTGGAGTCACAGGGCGTGCTGTTCGGCGTCCCGCTGAACAGCGTGTCCCAGGTGGTGCCCAAGGGCGTGTCCTTCAGCGTGCTGCCGGTGCAGAGCGGGCCGGTGGCGGGGGTCTACCCGCACGCACAGGCGCTGTGGCCCATCTGTTCAGTCCCGGCGCTGCTCGGGGCGCCGGCGCTGGCGGAGGAGCTGTTCGTCCTCACGGAGCTGGCTGGGCGGACCGTGGGGCTGGCGGCCACCCGGGTGCTCGGTGTGCTGCAGAAATTCAAGCCCGCCGAGCTGATGGGCACCTTCAAGGCCCCGGGGTTGCCGGATCCGGTGATGTTCCTGGACCTGCAGCGCATGTTTTCTTGA
- a CDS encoding GGDEF domain-containing protein has translation MARLLLVDDEKIARNLYGDYLTAAGHIVTAVATVADAKAALSAERFDAVVTDLILPGGDGMEVLRHVRERHPGVEVVVITGLDKVAPAVRAIKSGAAEYLVKPVAPEALQHALRRALTTRDLMRENASLRQHVALLEAGQRIATTLDREKLATAAADALESMAGASAVMLLERDPSAGFRAHGMRGLPQDLHDTLVPVLTERLSTSREALLLDGLQVPWPRTLTFPAVDGDTVLGHAVLFHDSAPPEHHPETVSFLVRNWALALRNLGRFAAVEDLAYVDDLTRLFNTRYLQLVLDREVNEAVQTQRPFSLLFLDLDRFKAINDTHGHLVGSRVLVEAARVLKGCVRDPDVVARFGGDEYVVLLRGTDSGGALKVAERIRRTMETHQFLGREGLAIKLTTCIGVASFPEHAQDKDHLLDLSDRAMYRGKRGTRNVVYMAAQDLEATPAERRQGPPTPNPQD, from the coding sequence ATGGCGCGACTGCTCCTCGTCGACGACGAAAAGATCGCCCGCAACCTCTACGGCGACTACCTCACGGCCGCGGGACACATCGTCACGGCCGTGGCCACCGTGGCGGACGCGAAGGCCGCCCTCTCCGCGGAGCGGTTCGACGCGGTGGTGACCGACCTCATCCTGCCCGGCGGCGACGGCATGGAGGTGCTCCGCCATGTGCGCGAGCGCCACCCCGGCGTGGAGGTGGTGGTCATCACCGGGCTCGACAAGGTGGCGCCCGCGGTGCGCGCCATCAAGAGCGGCGCGGCGGAGTACCTCGTCAAGCCCGTGGCGCCAGAGGCCCTGCAGCACGCCCTGCGCCGCGCGCTCACCACCCGCGACCTGATGCGCGAGAACGCCTCCCTGCGCCAGCACGTCGCGCTCCTGGAGGCGGGCCAGCGGATCGCCACCACGCTCGACCGCGAAAAGCTGGCCACGGCCGCCGCGGACGCGCTGGAGTCCATGGCCGGCGCCTCCGCGGTGATGCTGCTGGAGCGCGACCCCAGCGCGGGCTTCCGCGCGCACGGCATGCGCGGACTGCCGCAGGACCTGCACGACACGCTGGTGCCGGTGCTCACCGAGCGGCTGTCCACTTCACGGGAGGCCCTGCTGCTCGATGGGCTCCAGGTGCCATGGCCGCGCACCCTCACCTTCCCCGCCGTGGACGGCGACACGGTGCTGGGCCACGCGGTGCTCTTCCACGACAGCGCTCCCCCGGAGCACCACCCGGAGACGGTCAGCTTCCTGGTGCGCAACTGGGCGCTGGCGCTGCGCAACCTGGGCCGCTTCGCCGCCGTGGAGGACCTGGCGTACGTGGACGACCTCACCCGCCTGTTCAACACGCGCTACCTGCAGCTCGTGCTGGACCGCGAGGTGAACGAGGCCGTGCAGACGCAGCGGCCCTTCTCCCTGCTGTTCCTGGACCTGGACCGCTTCAAGGCCATCAACGACACGCACGGGCACCTGGTGGGCTCGCGGGTGCTGGTGGAGGCCGCGCGCGTGCTCAAGGGCTGCGTGCGCGACCCGGACGTGGTGGCGCGCTTCGGCGGCGACGAGTACGTCGTGCTGCTGCGGGGCACCGACTCCGGCGGCGCCCTCAAGGTGGCCGAGCGCATCCGCCGCACCATGGAGACCCACCAGTTCCTGGGCCGCGAGGGGCTGGCCATCAAGCTCACCACCTGCATCGGCGTGGCCAGCTTCCCCGAACACGCCCAGGACAAGGACCACCTGCTGGACCTGTCCGACCGGGCGATGTACCGGGGCAAGCGCGGCACCCGGAACGTCGTCTACATGGCGGCGCAGGACCTGGAGGCCACCCCGGCCGAGCGTCGCCAGGGGCCGCCGACGCCGAACCCGCAGGACTGA